Part of the Propionimicrobium sp. PCR01-08-3 genome, GGGCCAGCGCGTCGGTGTCACTCACCAATCCCTCTCTACGGGCCGCCTCCAAGGCCTCAGTGGTGCCTGTCACCCGCAGACTCCTGGCAGCGCCCGCGTATTGCAGTTGGATCAGCTGCACCGTCCACTCGATATCGCTCAACCCGCCGGGCCCCAGCTTCACATTCTCGGACGCAGACCCCCGCCGCCTGGTGCGTTCGCGTTCCATGCGTCCCTTGAGGTGACGGATCTCGGCGATCTGTGCGGCATTGATACCATCTGCCGGGTACCGCCTGAAAGCCACACCGTCGAGCAGCTGCTGGGTGAGTTCGCGGTCGCCGGCACCGAAGCCGGCCCGCAACAGGGCCTGCGACTCCCAGGTGTCGCTCCACCGCTGGTAGTAGCTGAGATAGCCGCCGAGCCTGCGCACCATCGGACCGTTCTGGCCGTCCGGGCGAAGGTCGGCATCGATACTCAGCGGCGGCTCGGGGCCGGGCCCGCCGAGCAGCGAACGCATCTTGGCGATGACCTTTGCGGCCCAGTCGACATCGGCGGGTTCGGCATCGTCCGGCACCACGAACAGGGCGTCCCCATCGGACGAATAGCCCATATCGCCGCCACCCCAACTGCCCATGGCCACCACGCCGATCGGCACCCGCCCGGCTTCCTCGCCCATCGCGATGCTCAGCGCGGCGTCCACACTGGCCCCGGCCAGGTCACTCAGCCCGCGACCGACATCGTCGAGTGTCATGGTGCCGAGCACATCGCCCGCCGAAATGCGGAAGAGCTCCCGAAGGCGCAGCGACCGCACCGCATTGATGGCCTGATCGGGCGAACCCTGGTGCCGTTCCACGATTTTCGTCATGGAGACGTTCAGGTCGTCGCGGCTGCGCGGCGCACGGATCTCATCGCTGACCAGGAGCTGAGCCACCGCCGGATCCCGGCGCAGTAGGTCGCTGATATAGCGGCTGGTCGACAAGATCCTGGCAAGTCTCTCCGCCATCCAGCCCTCATCGCGCAACGCGCGCATGTACCACGACGTCGAACCCATCTCTTCGGAGAGCCTGCGGAAACTGAGCAGCCCCAGATCGGGGTTGGGTCCCTCGCTGAACCAGCCGAGCATGGCCGGCATCAGCTGGCGTTGGATCTCCGCCGTACGGTTCAGGCCGGTCGTCAGGGCTTCGATATGTTGCAGCGCGGCGCGCGGATCGCTGAAGCCCAAAGCCAGCAGCCGGTCGCTGGCTGCCTCGGCCGACAGCTTCAGCTCGTCACCGCTCAGCCTGCTCACGGCCTCCAGCAGCGGCGAGTAGAAGACGCGTTGCTGCAGCCGCTTCACGTGCCGGGCCACGGTGCGCCACAGATCCCACAGTTTCTTGCCGTCGTTCAGCCCCACCTGGCGAGCCAGCCTGCGCAGATCGGTGTCATCGTCGGGCATCAAATGGGTCCGGCGTAACCGGAAAAGCTGCTCCCGATGCTCCAGCACCCGCAAGAACCGGTACGACTCGTCCAGGTTGGCGCCGTCCGCGCGTCCGATGTATCCGAACTCCATCAGCTTGGCCAACGATGGCAGCGTGGCCGCCGTGCGCAGTCTGGCATCGGCGCGTCCGTGTACCAGCTGCAGCACCTGCACGCTGAACTCGATATCTCGCAGGCCTCCCGCGCCCAGTTTGATCTCACGTTCTTGCTCGCGGGCCGGAACCAGGTCGATGACGCGTTGCCGCATCGCCTGGGTCTCCGCCATGTAGTTGGGCTGCCCACCGACCTCCCAGACCATCGGCGAGACCATGTCACAGAACTCCTGCGCCAACGCCAGATCGCCCGCCATCGGCCGGGCCTTGAGCATGGCCTGAAACTCCCAGTTCTTCGCCCACTTTTCGTAATACGCGCGGTGCGATGCCATGGTTCGGACGAGTGGCCCGGCATTTCCATCCGGACGCAATGCGGCATCCACCTGCCAGATCGTGCCGCCCGCCGAGTGCGCCGAGCAGATCCTGGTCATGGCCGCCGCAACCTTGGTGGCGATCTGCATGGCTTCATCGGTGTCGACGTCGTCGCCCGCGGGCTCAGCCACGTAAAGCACGTCGATGTCCGAAAGGTAGTTCAGCTCACGGGCACCGCACTTGCCCAAGCCAATCACGCCCAGCCGAGCCTTGTGCTGATCGGGAACCGTGCCGCGCGCGCAGGCCAGCGCGATCCCCATGACCGCATCGGCCAGATCGGTCAACTCCGCCGCGACATCATCGACGATCTCGGCGGGCTTCGAGTGGCCGAGGTCACGGCCGGCGATGCGTACGAGCTGCACCCTGTTCGCGATTCGTAGCCGATCCGGCGCCTGCGGGTCGTCGATGACCAGGTCGTCGTCCCACGATGTTCCGGGCGCCACCGTCTGCATGACCTCGCCACGAAGCCTCTCGGCGTCCAGTCTGCGCGGGGCCACCTTGAGCGCCCGCACCGCCTCCGGATGCGCCCGCAAGAACAGATTCAATGCCTGGCTACCGCCCAATACGGTGATCAACCGGTTCAGCCAGCTGTCATCGGCGAGGACGTCGGCAATCAATTCGGACGCGCAGTCGTCGAGGGCAGCCATACCCTGCAGCGCCAGATCG contains:
- a CDS encoding bifunctional [glutamine synthetase] adenylyltransferase/[glutamine synthetase]-adenylyl-L-tyrosine phosphorylase, which codes for MNGRTSTAAGDLARRGFSDASRAQDMVDAIDARHTACPSPERMLDLLGGAADPDLALQGMAALDDCASELIADVLADDSWLNRLITVLGGSQALNLFLRAHPEAVRALKVAPRRLDAERLRGEVMQTVAPGTSWDDDLVIDDPQAPDRLRIANRVQLVRIAGRDLGHSKPAEIVDDVAAELTDLADAVMGIALACARGTVPDQHKARLGVIGLGKCGARELNYLSDIDVLYVAEPAGDDVDTDEAMQIATKVAAAMTRICSAHSAGGTIWQVDAALRPDGNAGPLVRTMASHRAYYEKWAKNWEFQAMLKARPMAGDLALAQEFCDMVSPMVWEVGGQPNYMAETQAMRQRVIDLVPAREQEREIKLGAGGLRDIEFSVQVLQLVHGRADARLRTAATLPSLAKLMEFGYIGRADGANLDESYRFLRVLEHREQLFRLRRTHLMPDDDTDLRRLARQVGLNDGKKLWDLWRTVARHVKRLQQRVFYSPLLEAVSRLSGDELKLSAEAASDRLLALGFSDPRAALQHIEALTTGLNRTAEIQRQLMPAMLGWFSEGPNPDLGLLSFRRLSEEMGSTSWYMRALRDEGWMAERLARILSTSRYISDLLRRDPAVAQLLVSDEIRAPRSRDDLNVSMTKIVERHQGSPDQAINAVRSLRLRELFRISAGDVLGTMTLDDVGRGLSDLAGASVDAALSIAMGEEAGRVPIGVVAMGSWGGGDMGYSSDGDALFVVPDDAEPADVDWAAKVIAKMRSLLGGPGPEPPLSIDADLRPDGQNGPMVRRLGGYLSYYQRWSDTWESQALLRAGFGAGDRELTQQLLDGVAFRRYPADGINAAQIAEIRHLKGRMERERTRRRGSASENVKLGPGGLSDIEWTVQLIQLQYAGAARSLRVTGTTEALEAARREGLVSDTDALALETAWRMAGQLRNKTMLVRGRASEILPSDTRETASVATLLGYRQGQASQLMDTWAKAARHASQVVGRLFWGSDR